CGGCAAACTGTTTGTTGTAAACAGCTGTACGCAATGATTCGTTAATATCTTTACTGAACTGATCTAACTGTACGTGATAGGAGTTATATAACCAGTATCCCTGGAACATGTAGATGCCTAGAATGCATATACACATGAGTATCAGAATGTTTCGGATCCGCTGGCGCATTATATCAATGAATTTATCATGCAAAGCTATTTGATTATAGGATTATCATAGCTATCCCATTAACAGTAATTAACAATAAATAAGGAACCTTAACCATTGCGCCCATATTATGTTCTGTCATTAACAGTAATTAACAATAAATAAAGCTATTTAACCTGAAAATGCGTGCCGAATATTGACTTTTGTGACAGCAAAAAAACAAACACATGAACCATTTATCAAAAACCCTCTTTGGTGCCGCCCTGATAGCCTTCACTGGCTTCACAGCACAGGCACAGGAAAAGAACAGCGGTGTGATCGATTATGAATTGAGTCAAAAAATGCCTCCAAGAGGCGGCGATGGCGGCGATGAAGAAGGACAAGTAATCACTATAAAGCAACATTTCTTTTTCGCAGCCGGCCACGGTAAGCTGGAAACAGAACGTCCTAACTTTGGCGGGGGCATGGATCGTCAGGGTCCTCCTCCTCCTGGTGAAGGTGGTGAACAAGGCCCCCCTCCAGGATTCGGTGGTGGCCGTTTCCGTGGTGGATTTGGTATGATGGGTGGCGGATTCGTTGACCTACAGAGCCATAAATACCTGCAAACATTTACCAAACCAGATGACTCTACTAAAACCTACTTTGCAGAAGAAGACTTCCGTCCGGCAAAAGATGTAAAACCGGGTGATAAGACTAAGAAAATCGCTGGTTACAATTGCAAAAAAGCTACCGTGACCGTAAGGGATGAAACTTATACTGTATGGTATACAACTGACCTGCCTTTCAGCTACAGCCCTGTAAATGGCCTGTTACCTGAACCCAATGGCGTTGTACTGGCTGCTGAAAGCGACAACCGTTCCTTTACAGCAAAGAAAGTAGACTTTAAACCAATACCTCCTGAAAAAGTTTCCCTGCCTGGTAATGCGGAGAAAGTGAGTGAAGAAGAAATGCACAAAATGCGTCAGGAGGCCAGAGATAAATTCCGTGACAGACAAAACAGGAATTAAAAGACTACTACTTTAACTTACATCCTCCTCATGAAAAGGATCCCCCTTATGACTTTGTGCCTGATCCTGATTGCGCTTATATCCAAAGCGCAATCAGGTCAGGTTAAAGGCCAACTGACTGACTCAACCGCATCTCACCCTTTGGCTGATGCTACCGTAGCATTGCTGAATGGCAAAGATTCTTCTCTCGCAGCTACTGCATTTACTGACAAAAAAGGTGGATTCAGCTTTACCGGTCTTTCTGCCGGTGGCTACCGGGTATACATTACTTACCTGGGTTACAAACCAATCTTCAAAAGCATTACTGTATCGGCCGCACAACCTGTAGTGGATATGGGCACCATTCATCTTCTGGGCAAAGGTATCACCCTGGGTGAAGTAGAGATCATACAGGAAGTACCTCCTGTTGTGGTAAAAAAAGATACCCTTGAATTCAATGCAGATGCTTTCAAAACCCGTGAAAACGCAGTGGTGGAAGACCTGCTTAAAAAACTGCCCGGTGTTACTGTGGATAAAGATGGAGTGATCACAGCACAGGGTGAAACGGTAAAGAGAGTATTGGTAGATGGTAAACCATTCTTTGGCGATGATCCAAAACTCGCCACCAAAAACCTGCCTGCTGAAGTGATCGATAAAATTCAGGTGATAGACCGTAAATCAGATCAGGCACAGTTTACAGGTATCGATGATGGTAATACTGAAAAAGCCATCAATATCACAATTAAAAAAGACAAGAAAAAAGGAGTATTCGGAAAGGCATCCGCCGGCTATGGTACTGATGATCGTTTTGCTATCAATGCCAATGCTAACGCCTTCCGCGATAACCGTCAGCTTTCTTTCCTGGGTAGTGGTAACAACGTCAATAACATGGGCTTTACCATGCAGGATGTATTCAACTTCTCCAGCAGCAACAATGGCAGTGGAGGTAGTAACGGCCGTAGTGGCGGCGGTGGCAGGGGAGCTGCTCAATCTACCATCAGCAACCTGGGTGGTAACAGTACCACAGGCATCACCACAAACTGGAATGCAGGATTCAACTATAATCAGGACTTTGGATCAAAATTAAAGATCAATGGTAGTTACTTCATCAACGATGTAAAGACTGAAACTAAAAATCAGAACACAAAGCAAACTTTTACATCCGATAGTTCTTACTATTATAACTCTACTACCGGTTCTCTTACTGAAAATAAGAACAACCGTCTCAACATGCGGATCGAGTATGAAATTGACTCTTTCCACTCTGTGATATTTACACCTACATTCTCCTATACTGATGGTAGCACTAATTCAACCAGCTACTACCAACAGCAGGATATCAATAAAGTAACCTCTATCGATGGTTCCAATACCAATCGTAGTGGTGCTTCTTCTCCAAACTTTTCAGGCTCTGCATTGTACCGTCAGAAGTTTCATAAAACAGGTCGTACGCTGAGCGCCAACTTTACGTATGGATATAACACTACCGATCGTCAGAACTATTATAAGTCGCTGGATGAATATGTAGCGACTGATACTACTTCAGCTTATACCAGCGGTTACGACAGGAAGACGAATGCGAATAACATCGGTAGAAATTATCAGGCAACATTGACGTACACAGAACCGTTGATGAAAGACAGATACCTGGAACTGGATTATACTTATAGCAATAATTACAGCTCTTCCAAAAACCTGACTTACGATGCAAATGCTTCCGGAAAATATGATGTGCTGAATGATAGCCTGAGTAACATTTTTGAAAATACATTTTCTACTAATCAGGCAGGTATCAATATACGTACGAACAAGTTCAAGTATGACTATACCTTCGGTATGAATGTGAAGTTTAATAGTCTGGTGAATGATAATGTAAGCAGGAATACACACATCTCTCAGTATACAGTAAACTACTTTCCTTCTGCAAGTTTCAACTATAATTTTGAGCAGGGTAGAAGGTTCCGTTTTCGTTATAATGGCAGCACAACACAACCAACTATTTCTCAGTTGCAACCACTACCAGATCTGACCAATTCACTGTATGTACAGCAGGGTAATCCTAATTTGAAGCCTACGTTCACACATAGTCTGATGGCGGGTTATAACGCGTTTAACAGAAGTTCATTCCGTGGTATTTTTGTAAATGCAAATGCAACATTCGCCAATAACCAGATTGTAAATGCGAACCGTACAGATGACTCTACCGGTAAGCAATACACTAAACCGATCAATACAAACGGTGTGTATTCATTGAGTGGTAGTATGGTGAATGCTATTCCCATCAAGAATCACATCACTTCTCTGAACATAAGTACGAA
This Chitinophaga sancti DNA region includes the following protein-coding sequences:
- a CDS encoding GLPGLI family protein, with amino-acid sequence MNHLSKTLFGAALIAFTGFTAQAQEKNSGVIDYELSQKMPPRGGDGGDEEGQVITIKQHFFFAAGHGKLETERPNFGGGMDRQGPPPPGEGGEQGPPPGFGGGRFRGGFGMMGGGFVDLQSHKYLQTFTKPDDSTKTYFAEEDFRPAKDVKPGDKTKKIAGYNCKKATVTVRDETYTVWYTTDLPFSYSPVNGLLPEPNGVVLAAESDNRSFTAKKVDFKPIPPEKVSLPGNAEKVSEEEMHKMRQEARDKFRDRQNRN
- a CDS encoding outer membrane beta-barrel family protein, whose protein sequence is MKRIPLMTLCLILIALISKAQSGQVKGQLTDSTASHPLADATVALLNGKDSSLAATAFTDKKGGFSFTGLSAGGYRVYITYLGYKPIFKSITVSAAQPVVDMGTIHLLGKGITLGEVEIIQEVPPVVVKKDTLEFNADAFKTRENAVVEDLLKKLPGVTVDKDGVITAQGETVKRVLVDGKPFFGDDPKLATKNLPAEVIDKIQVIDRKSDQAQFTGIDDGNTEKAINITIKKDKKKGVFGKASAGYGTDDRFAINANANAFRDNRQLSFLGSGNNVNNMGFTMQDVFNFSSSNNGSGGSNGRSGGGGRGAAQSTISNLGGNSTTGITTNWNAGFNYNQDFGSKLKINGSYFINDVKTETKNQNTKQTFTSDSSYYYNSTTGSLTENKNNRLNMRIEYEIDSFHSVIFTPTFSYTDGSTNSTSYYQQQDINKVTSIDGSNTNRSGASSPNFSGSALYRQKFHKTGRTLSANFTYGYNTTDRQNYYKSLDEYVATDTTSAYTSGYDRKTNANNIGRNYQATLTYTEPLMKDRYLELDYTYSNNYSSSKNLTYDANASGKYDVLNDSLSNIFENTFSTNQAGINIRTNKFKYDYTFGMNVKFNSLVNDNVSRNTHISQYTVNYFPSASFNYNFEQGRRFRFRYNGSTTQPTISQLQPLPDLTNSLYVQQGNPNLKPTFTHSLMAGYNAFNRSSFRGIFVNANATFANNQIVNANRTDDSTGKQYTKPINTNGVYSLSGSMVNAIPIKNHITSLNISTNVSYKRDASFTGVDEDFSDIKKYYTRNFSLTEGITFNYFFKELFDVSTSGSVQYAAARYDILPSNNTNYFNYSFSLDFNINLPAGFQVGSDMTYTLNAGRAAGYNVDYTLLNGYVSKFVGKKKQGQFKFYAYDLLKQNISISRTTGENYIQDTQNMVLQRYFMISFTYFLRKFGTNNNNNREGPPREMRFMRPPGGGMPGGPPPGGGI